From Anomalospiza imberbis isolate Cuckoo-Finch-1a 21T00152 chromosome 22, ASM3175350v1, whole genome shotgun sequence, a single genomic window includes:
- the ETV4 gene encoding ETS translocation variant 4 isoform X3, translating into MKGYPDQQVPFTFPQQPPGPALPAGRAVLGAGRSRGEPGVPPEQDSEELFQDLRQLQETWLAEAQVPDNDEQFVPDFHSENLAFHSPPAKIKKEPQSPSELSCSHEQPLQHSSEQCLYASAYDQPRHSPSPGVLIQPPLQPFPRQDRSFLSPAGPPRSTSSCGFLSENSSAYQPPLEMCHSFPPSRAMAQEDPIAYQCQLPKPCLQYPHQGFKEEHHDPQYEQANQAGSRQQYPAAVLVKQEQVDYLYDPDVPDCPSMYINAESYPSHSNTEDPLGCSYDKQMRSFTDDVCVVPEKIEGDIKQEGGGYREGPPYQRRGSLQLWQFLVALLDNPTNSHFIAWTGRGMEFKLIEPEEVARLWGIQKNRPAMNYDKLSRSLRYYYEKGIMQKVAGERYVYKFVCEPEALFSMAFPEQQRPALKAELERQLSEEDTVPLSHLDDNGSYLPDLGSFPPQLYSKGYTY; encoded by the exons ATGAAGGGCTACCCGGACCAGCAGGTGCCGTTCACTTTCCCGCAG cagcccccgggcccggcgctgcCCGCCGGCCGAGCCGTGCTGGGCGCTGGGAGGAGCCGCGGGGAGCCGGGCGTGCCGCCGGAGCAGGACTCGGAAG AGCTCTTCCAGGACCTGCGGCAGCTCCAGGAGACCTGGCTGGCTGAAG CTCAGGTTCCAGACAATGATGAGCAATTTGTGCCTGACTTCCATTCAGAAAACT TGGCTTTTCACAGTCCTCCTGCTAAGATCAAGAAGGAGCCCCAGAGCCCCTCGGAGCTGTCCTGCAGCCACGAGCAGCCACTCCAGCacagcagtgagcagtgcctTTACGCCAG tgcctatGACCAGCCCAGACattcccccagccctggagtCCTGATCCAGCCACCACTCCAGCCGTTCCCCAGACAGGACAGGAGCTTCCTGAGCCCCGCAGGGCCACCCCGCTCCACATCCAGCTGTGGCTTCCTCAGTGAGAACAG CTCTGCCTATCAGCCACCTCTGGAGATGTGCCATTCCTTCCCACCCTCCCGGGCCATGGCCCAGGAAGACCCCATTGCCTACCAGTGCCAGCTGCCCAAGCCCTGCCTCCAGTACCCTCACCAGGGCTTCAAAGAGGAGCACCACGACCCCCAGTACGAGCAAGCAAAccaggcaggcagcaggcagcagtacccagcagctgtgctggtcaAGCAGGAGCAGGTGGATTACCTGTACGACCCAG ATGTTCCTGACTGTCCTTCCATGTACATAAATGCTGAGAGTTATCCGAGCCATTCAAATACAGAAGATCCATTAG GCTGCAGCTATGACAAGCAGATGAGGTCCTTTACTGATGATGTCTGTGTTGTTCCAGAAAAAATTGAAG GAGACATCAAGCAGGAAGGTGGAGGGTACCGGGAAGGACCCCCCTACCAGAGACGGGGCTCGCTCCAGCTCTGGCAGTTCCTCGTGGCTCTCCTGGACAACCCCACCAACTCCCACTTCATTGCCTGGACTGGGAGAGGAATGGAGTTCAAGCTCATTGAGCCAGAGGAG GTGGCCAGGCTCTGGGGGATCCAGAAGAACCGTCCAGCCATGAACTACGACAAGCTGAGCCGGTCACTGCGCTACTATTATGAGAAAGGCATCATGCAGAAG GTGGCTGGGGAGCGCTACGTGTACAAGTTTGTGTGTGAGCCTGAGGCCCTGTTCTCCATGGCCTTCCCCGAGCAGCAGCGGCCGGCGCTGAAGGCGGAGCTGGAGCGGCAGCTCAGCGAGGAGGACACGGTGCCTCTGTCCCACCTGGATGACAATGGCTCCTACCTGCCAGACCTTGGCAGCTTCCCTCCACAGCTCTACAGCAAAGGCTACACCTACTAG
- the ETV4 gene encoding ETS translocation variant 4 isoform X1, with protein MKGYPDQQVPFTFPQQPPGPALPAGRAVLGAGRSRGEPGVPPEQDSEELFQDLRQLQETWLAEAQVPDNDEQFVPDFHSENLAFHSPPAKIKKEPQSPSELSCSHEQPLQHSSEQCLYASAYDQPRHSPSPGVLIQPPLQPFPRQDRSFLSPAGPPRSTSSCGFLSENSSAYQPPLEMCHSFPPSRAMAQEDPIAYQCQLPKPCLQYPHQGFKEEHHDPQYEQANQAGSRQQYPAAVLVKQEQVDYLYDPDVPDCPSMYINAESYPSHSNTEDPLGCSYDKQMRSFTDDVCVVPEKIEAGDIKQEGGGYREGPPYQRRGSLQLWQFLVALLDNPTNSHFIAWTGRGMEFKLIEPEEVARLWGIQKNRPAMNYDKLSRSLRYYYEKGIMQKVAGERYVYKFVCEPEALFSMAFPEQQRPALKAELERQLSEEDTVPLSHLDDNGSYLPDLGSFPPQLYSKGYTY; from the exons ATGAAGGGCTACCCGGACCAGCAGGTGCCGTTCACTTTCCCGCAG cagcccccgggcccggcgctgcCCGCCGGCCGAGCCGTGCTGGGCGCTGGGAGGAGCCGCGGGGAGCCGGGCGTGCCGCCGGAGCAGGACTCGGAAG AGCTCTTCCAGGACCTGCGGCAGCTCCAGGAGACCTGGCTGGCTGAAG CTCAGGTTCCAGACAATGATGAGCAATTTGTGCCTGACTTCCATTCAGAAAACT TGGCTTTTCACAGTCCTCCTGCTAAGATCAAGAAGGAGCCCCAGAGCCCCTCGGAGCTGTCCTGCAGCCACGAGCAGCCACTCCAGCacagcagtgagcagtgcctTTACGCCAG tgcctatGACCAGCCCAGACattcccccagccctggagtCCTGATCCAGCCACCACTCCAGCCGTTCCCCAGACAGGACAGGAGCTTCCTGAGCCCCGCAGGGCCACCCCGCTCCACATCCAGCTGTGGCTTCCTCAGTGAGAACAG CTCTGCCTATCAGCCACCTCTGGAGATGTGCCATTCCTTCCCACCCTCCCGGGCCATGGCCCAGGAAGACCCCATTGCCTACCAGTGCCAGCTGCCCAAGCCCTGCCTCCAGTACCCTCACCAGGGCTTCAAAGAGGAGCACCACGACCCCCAGTACGAGCAAGCAAAccaggcaggcagcaggcagcagtacccagcagctgtgctggtcaAGCAGGAGCAGGTGGATTACCTGTACGACCCAG ATGTTCCTGACTGTCCTTCCATGTACATAAATGCTGAGAGTTATCCGAGCCATTCAAATACAGAAGATCCATTAG GCTGCAGCTATGACAAGCAGATGAGGTCCTTTACTGATGATGTCTGTGTTGTTCCAGAAAAAATTGAAG CAGGAGACATCAAGCAGGAAGGTGGAGGGTACCGGGAAGGACCCCCCTACCAGAGACGGGGCTCGCTCCAGCTCTGGCAGTTCCTCGTGGCTCTCCTGGACAACCCCACCAACTCCCACTTCATTGCCTGGACTGGGAGAGGAATGGAGTTCAAGCTCATTGAGCCAGAGGAG GTGGCCAGGCTCTGGGGGATCCAGAAGAACCGTCCAGCCATGAACTACGACAAGCTGAGCCGGTCACTGCGCTACTATTATGAGAAAGGCATCATGCAGAAG GTGGCTGGGGAGCGCTACGTGTACAAGTTTGTGTGTGAGCCTGAGGCCCTGTTCTCCATGGCCTTCCCCGAGCAGCAGCGGCCGGCGCTGAAGGCGGAGCTGGAGCGGCAGCTCAGCGAGGAGGACACGGTGCCTCTGTCCCACCTGGATGACAATGGCTCCTACCTGCCAGACCTTGGCAGCTTCCCTCCACAGCTCTACAGCAAAGGCTACACCTACTAG
- the ETV4 gene encoding ETS translocation variant 4 isoform X4: protein MKGYPDQQVPFTFPQQPPGPALPAGRAVLGAGRSRGEPGVPPEQDSEAQVPDNDEQFVPDFHSENLAFHSPPAKIKKEPQSPSELSCSHEQPLQHSSEQCLYASAYDQPRHSPSPGVLIQPPLQPFPRQDRSFLSPAGPPRSTSSCGFLSENSSAYQPPLEMCHSFPPSRAMAQEDPIAYQCQLPKPCLQYPHQGFKEEHHDPQYEQANQAGSRQQYPAAVLVKQEQVDYLYDPDVPDCPSMYINAESYPSHSNTEDPLGCSYDKQMRSFTDDVCVVPEKIEAGDIKQEGGGYREGPPYQRRGSLQLWQFLVALLDNPTNSHFIAWTGRGMEFKLIEPEEVARLWGIQKNRPAMNYDKLSRSLRYYYEKGIMQKVAGERYVYKFVCEPEALFSMAFPEQQRPALKAELERQLSEEDTVPLSHLDDNGSYLPDLGSFPPQLYSKGYTY from the exons ATGAAGGGCTACCCGGACCAGCAGGTGCCGTTCACTTTCCCGCAG cagcccccgggcccggcgctgcCCGCCGGCCGAGCCGTGCTGGGCGCTGGGAGGAGCCGCGGGGAGCCGGGCGTGCCGCCGGAGCAGGACTCGGAAG CTCAGGTTCCAGACAATGATGAGCAATTTGTGCCTGACTTCCATTCAGAAAACT TGGCTTTTCACAGTCCTCCTGCTAAGATCAAGAAGGAGCCCCAGAGCCCCTCGGAGCTGTCCTGCAGCCACGAGCAGCCACTCCAGCacagcagtgagcagtgcctTTACGCCAG tgcctatGACCAGCCCAGACattcccccagccctggagtCCTGATCCAGCCACCACTCCAGCCGTTCCCCAGACAGGACAGGAGCTTCCTGAGCCCCGCAGGGCCACCCCGCTCCACATCCAGCTGTGGCTTCCTCAGTGAGAACAG CTCTGCCTATCAGCCACCTCTGGAGATGTGCCATTCCTTCCCACCCTCCCGGGCCATGGCCCAGGAAGACCCCATTGCCTACCAGTGCCAGCTGCCCAAGCCCTGCCTCCAGTACCCTCACCAGGGCTTCAAAGAGGAGCACCACGACCCCCAGTACGAGCAAGCAAAccaggcaggcagcaggcagcagtacccagcagctgtgctggtcaAGCAGGAGCAGGTGGATTACCTGTACGACCCAG ATGTTCCTGACTGTCCTTCCATGTACATAAATGCTGAGAGTTATCCGAGCCATTCAAATACAGAAGATCCATTAG GCTGCAGCTATGACAAGCAGATGAGGTCCTTTACTGATGATGTCTGTGTTGTTCCAGAAAAAATTGAAG CAGGAGACATCAAGCAGGAAGGTGGAGGGTACCGGGAAGGACCCCCCTACCAGAGACGGGGCTCGCTCCAGCTCTGGCAGTTCCTCGTGGCTCTCCTGGACAACCCCACCAACTCCCACTTCATTGCCTGGACTGGGAGAGGAATGGAGTTCAAGCTCATTGAGCCAGAGGAG GTGGCCAGGCTCTGGGGGATCCAGAAGAACCGTCCAGCCATGAACTACGACAAGCTGAGCCGGTCACTGCGCTACTATTATGAGAAAGGCATCATGCAGAAG GTGGCTGGGGAGCGCTACGTGTACAAGTTTGTGTGTGAGCCTGAGGCCCTGTTCTCCATGGCCTTCCCCGAGCAGCAGCGGCCGGCGCTGAAGGCGGAGCTGGAGCGGCAGCTCAGCGAGGAGGACACGGTGCCTCTGTCCCACCTGGATGACAATGGCTCCTACCTGCCAGACCTTGGCAGCTTCCCTCCACAGCTCTACAGCAAAGGCTACACCTACTAG
- the ETV4 gene encoding ETS translocation variant 4 isoform X2: MKGYPDQQVPFTFPQPPGPALPAGRAVLGAGRSRGEPGVPPEQDSEELFQDLRQLQETWLAEAQVPDNDEQFVPDFHSENLAFHSPPAKIKKEPQSPSELSCSHEQPLQHSSEQCLYASAYDQPRHSPSPGVLIQPPLQPFPRQDRSFLSPAGPPRSTSSCGFLSENSSAYQPPLEMCHSFPPSRAMAQEDPIAYQCQLPKPCLQYPHQGFKEEHHDPQYEQANQAGSRQQYPAAVLVKQEQVDYLYDPDVPDCPSMYINAESYPSHSNTEDPLGCSYDKQMRSFTDDVCVVPEKIEAGDIKQEGGGYREGPPYQRRGSLQLWQFLVALLDNPTNSHFIAWTGRGMEFKLIEPEEVARLWGIQKNRPAMNYDKLSRSLRYYYEKGIMQKVAGERYVYKFVCEPEALFSMAFPEQQRPALKAELERQLSEEDTVPLSHLDDNGSYLPDLGSFPPQLYSKGYTY; this comes from the exons ATGAAGGGCTACCCGGACCAGCAGGTGCCGTTCACTTTCCCGCAG cccccgggcccggcgctgcCCGCCGGCCGAGCCGTGCTGGGCGCTGGGAGGAGCCGCGGGGAGCCGGGCGTGCCGCCGGAGCAGGACTCGGAAG AGCTCTTCCAGGACCTGCGGCAGCTCCAGGAGACCTGGCTGGCTGAAG CTCAGGTTCCAGACAATGATGAGCAATTTGTGCCTGACTTCCATTCAGAAAACT TGGCTTTTCACAGTCCTCCTGCTAAGATCAAGAAGGAGCCCCAGAGCCCCTCGGAGCTGTCCTGCAGCCACGAGCAGCCACTCCAGCacagcagtgagcagtgcctTTACGCCAG tgcctatGACCAGCCCAGACattcccccagccctggagtCCTGATCCAGCCACCACTCCAGCCGTTCCCCAGACAGGACAGGAGCTTCCTGAGCCCCGCAGGGCCACCCCGCTCCACATCCAGCTGTGGCTTCCTCAGTGAGAACAG CTCTGCCTATCAGCCACCTCTGGAGATGTGCCATTCCTTCCCACCCTCCCGGGCCATGGCCCAGGAAGACCCCATTGCCTACCAGTGCCAGCTGCCCAAGCCCTGCCTCCAGTACCCTCACCAGGGCTTCAAAGAGGAGCACCACGACCCCCAGTACGAGCAAGCAAAccaggcaggcagcaggcagcagtacccagcagctgtgctggtcaAGCAGGAGCAGGTGGATTACCTGTACGACCCAG ATGTTCCTGACTGTCCTTCCATGTACATAAATGCTGAGAGTTATCCGAGCCATTCAAATACAGAAGATCCATTAG GCTGCAGCTATGACAAGCAGATGAGGTCCTTTACTGATGATGTCTGTGTTGTTCCAGAAAAAATTGAAG CAGGAGACATCAAGCAGGAAGGTGGAGGGTACCGGGAAGGACCCCCCTACCAGAGACGGGGCTCGCTCCAGCTCTGGCAGTTCCTCGTGGCTCTCCTGGACAACCCCACCAACTCCCACTTCATTGCCTGGACTGGGAGAGGAATGGAGTTCAAGCTCATTGAGCCAGAGGAG GTGGCCAGGCTCTGGGGGATCCAGAAGAACCGTCCAGCCATGAACTACGACAAGCTGAGCCGGTCACTGCGCTACTATTATGAGAAAGGCATCATGCAGAAG GTGGCTGGGGAGCGCTACGTGTACAAGTTTGTGTGTGAGCCTGAGGCCCTGTTCTCCATGGCCTTCCCCGAGCAGCAGCGGCCGGCGCTGAAGGCGGAGCTGGAGCGGCAGCTCAGCGAGGAGGACACGGTGCCTCTGTCCCACCTGGATGACAATGGCTCCTACCTGCCAGACCTTGGCAGCTTCCCTCCACAGCTCTACAGCAAAGGCTACACCTACTAG
- the ETV4 gene encoding ETS translocation variant 4 isoform X5, with amino-acid sequence MKGYPDQQVPFTFPQPPGPALPAGRAVLGAGRSRGEPGVPPEQDSEAQVPDNDEQFVPDFHSENLAFHSPPAKIKKEPQSPSELSCSHEQPLQHSSEQCLYASAYDQPRHSPSPGVLIQPPLQPFPRQDRSFLSPAGPPRSTSSCGFLSENSSAYQPPLEMCHSFPPSRAMAQEDPIAYQCQLPKPCLQYPHQGFKEEHHDPQYEQANQAGSRQQYPAAVLVKQEQVDYLYDPDVPDCPSMYINAESYPSHSNTEDPLGCSYDKQMRSFTDDVCVVPEKIEAGDIKQEGGGYREGPPYQRRGSLQLWQFLVALLDNPTNSHFIAWTGRGMEFKLIEPEEVARLWGIQKNRPAMNYDKLSRSLRYYYEKGIMQKVAGERYVYKFVCEPEALFSMAFPEQQRPALKAELERQLSEEDTVPLSHLDDNGSYLPDLGSFPPQLYSKGYTY; translated from the exons ATGAAGGGCTACCCGGACCAGCAGGTGCCGTTCACTTTCCCGCAG cccccgggcccggcgctgcCCGCCGGCCGAGCCGTGCTGGGCGCTGGGAGGAGCCGCGGGGAGCCGGGCGTGCCGCCGGAGCAGGACTCGGAAG CTCAGGTTCCAGACAATGATGAGCAATTTGTGCCTGACTTCCATTCAGAAAACT TGGCTTTTCACAGTCCTCCTGCTAAGATCAAGAAGGAGCCCCAGAGCCCCTCGGAGCTGTCCTGCAGCCACGAGCAGCCACTCCAGCacagcagtgagcagtgcctTTACGCCAG tgcctatGACCAGCCCAGACattcccccagccctggagtCCTGATCCAGCCACCACTCCAGCCGTTCCCCAGACAGGACAGGAGCTTCCTGAGCCCCGCAGGGCCACCCCGCTCCACATCCAGCTGTGGCTTCCTCAGTGAGAACAG CTCTGCCTATCAGCCACCTCTGGAGATGTGCCATTCCTTCCCACCCTCCCGGGCCATGGCCCAGGAAGACCCCATTGCCTACCAGTGCCAGCTGCCCAAGCCCTGCCTCCAGTACCCTCACCAGGGCTTCAAAGAGGAGCACCACGACCCCCAGTACGAGCAAGCAAAccaggcaggcagcaggcagcagtacccagcagctgtgctggtcaAGCAGGAGCAGGTGGATTACCTGTACGACCCAG ATGTTCCTGACTGTCCTTCCATGTACATAAATGCTGAGAGTTATCCGAGCCATTCAAATACAGAAGATCCATTAG GCTGCAGCTATGACAAGCAGATGAGGTCCTTTACTGATGATGTCTGTGTTGTTCCAGAAAAAATTGAAG CAGGAGACATCAAGCAGGAAGGTGGAGGGTACCGGGAAGGACCCCCCTACCAGAGACGGGGCTCGCTCCAGCTCTGGCAGTTCCTCGTGGCTCTCCTGGACAACCCCACCAACTCCCACTTCATTGCCTGGACTGGGAGAGGAATGGAGTTCAAGCTCATTGAGCCAGAGGAG GTGGCCAGGCTCTGGGGGATCCAGAAGAACCGTCCAGCCATGAACTACGACAAGCTGAGCCGGTCACTGCGCTACTATTATGAGAAAGGCATCATGCAGAAG GTGGCTGGGGAGCGCTACGTGTACAAGTTTGTGTGTGAGCCTGAGGCCCTGTTCTCCATGGCCTTCCCCGAGCAGCAGCGGCCGGCGCTGAAGGCGGAGCTGGAGCGGCAGCTCAGCGAGGAGGACACGGTGCCTCTGTCCCACCTGGATGACAATGGCTCCTACCTGCCAGACCTTGGCAGCTTCCCTCCACAGCTCTACAGCAAAGGCTACACCTACTAG